From the Luteolibacter arcticus genome, one window contains:
- a CDS encoding S8 family peptidase encodes MKRTHSPVAAFAAEEAGSVKWFAQMLPVDSSSSSHPVERAVALGRVLESRNEVVEAGRVWQRVRTVQTAVQSRIVRVVERWEMTEQGSLRCAGRDMFLADQLIVAQAPGADRASVERLLATGGMQTGESISEGLFTVRLSSSGLDAVPQALRFLSAHPDLVTAAGPDGVGFGAGLPNDASFGSQWGHHNAGQSGGTVDADVDAPEFWDIIESAPGLVVAVLDSGLNTSHPDLLNLSWVNPGEVPGDGIDNDGSGKVDDTGGWDFVSNDKNPADDHGHGSNVTGIMAATRNNAAGIAGMIGVRVLVCKILNSANSGFTSHLIAAVTYARQRGVPVMNLSLQNYPLDIFLYQEFTACEDAGILLSVCAGNQGFNNDEIPNYPSCYPHSNLIAVGSHDRTDARWSGTSFNPSNYGATSVDLFAPGRDILSPILGTSYSSYTGTSQATPYVTAVCAAIKYANPSWTASSIKASVLASVVTRPAYAGQCSTGGRLNAANAISHAIRQLPDRDSDGDGHANLLEYLAGTKVDARTSRPAVFHQTAGGYLKTGMTRVIRPDARLEVETSRDLQTWTPGGVTDFSTGGQLLGGIPISGDGPRFLRIRGVASP; translated from the coding sequence GTGAAACGAACGCACTCACCGGTGGCCGCTTTCGCCGCGGAGGAGGCTGGATCGGTAAAGTGGTTTGCCCAGATGTTGCCGGTGGATTCTTCCAGCTCCTCGCATCCGGTTGAACGAGCGGTCGCGCTTGGCCGTGTCCTTGAGTCGCGGAATGAAGTCGTCGAGGCGGGAAGGGTTTGGCAACGGGTCCGCACGGTGCAGACGGCGGTGCAGTCCCGGATCGTGCGGGTGGTGGAGCGTTGGGAAATGACGGAGCAGGGGAGCTTGCGTTGCGCGGGGCGCGACATGTTTTTGGCCGACCAGTTGATCGTCGCTCAGGCGCCCGGTGCGGACCGTGCGAGTGTGGAGAGGTTGCTCGCCACCGGTGGGATGCAGACCGGGGAATCGATCTCCGAGGGATTGTTCACGGTGCGCCTTTCCTCCTCCGGTCTCGATGCGGTGCCGCAGGCGCTTCGGTTTCTTTCCGCGCATCCTGACCTCGTGACGGCCGCCGGGCCGGATGGTGTCGGCTTCGGGGCAGGTCTGCCAAACGACGCCAGCTTCGGAAGCCAGTGGGGCCACCACAATGCCGGCCAATCCGGCGGCACCGTGGATGCCGATGTCGATGCGCCGGAGTTCTGGGACATCATCGAGAGCGCGCCCGGCCTCGTGGTCGCGGTGCTCGATTCCGGCCTGAATACCAGCCACCCGGACCTGCTGAATCTGTCTTGGGTCAATCCCGGTGAGGTGCCGGGAGACGGCATCGACAACGATGGCAGCGGCAAGGTCGATGATACCGGCGGCTGGGATTTCGTCAGCAACGACAAGAACCCCGCGGATGATCACGGGCATGGCTCGAATGTGACGGGCATCATGGCCGCGACCCGCAACAACGCGGCGGGCATCGCTGGGATGATCGGCGTGCGGGTGCTCGTCTGCAAGATCCTCAATTCCGCCAACAGTGGCTTCACCTCCCATCTGATCGCCGCCGTCACCTACGCCCGGCAACGCGGCGTGCCGGTGATGAACCTGTCGCTGCAAAACTATCCTCTCGATATCTTCCTCTATCAGGAATTCACCGCCTGCGAGGACGCCGGCATCCTGCTGTCAGTCTGCGCGGGAAACCAAGGATTCAACAACGACGAGATTCCGAATTATCCGAGCTGCTATCCTCATTCGAATCTCATCGCGGTGGGGAGCCACGATCGCACGGACGCGCGCTGGTCGGGTACTTCCTTTAACCCCTCGAACTACGGGGCGACCAGTGTGGACCTTTTTGCCCCCGGCCGTGACATCCTCAGTCCGATCCTGGGGACGTCGTATTCCAGCTACACCGGTACCTCCCAAGCGACGCCCTACGTGACCGCCGTGTGCGCGGCGATCAAGTATGCCAATCCGTCGTGGACCGCGAGTTCGATCAAGGCCAGCGTCCTCGCTTCGGTGGTGACGAGACCGGCTTACGCGGGGCAGTGCAGCACCGGCGGGCGCTTGAATGCCGCCAATGCCATCAGCCACGCGATCCGCCAGTTGCCCGATCGCGACAGTGATGGGGATGGCCATGCAAACCTGTTAGAATATCTCGCCGGGACCAAGGTCGATGCGCGAACCAGTCGGCCGGCGGTATTTCACCAGACCGCGGGCGGCTATCTGAAGACGGGCATGACGCGCGTGATCCGCCCCGATGCCCGGCTGGAGGTGGAGACGTCGCGCGATCTCCAGACGTGGACGCCCGGCGGCGTCACCGATTTTAGCACCGGCGGACAACTTCTCGGGGGAATCCCGATTTCAGGAGACGGGCCGCGTTTCCTTCGCATCCGCGGAGTGGCCTCGCCGTGA
- a CDS encoding BNR-4 repeat-containing protein, whose protein sequence is MTFAARLLPLPFFTVLPMQAAIIGPYAVDADTVHLFHFDETAGTSVAANAVGGGRSGIAFDGTTLLNHATAPQPVSTAVLGAAGYSTPFGAAANISAANLGIGLDGNGSGGFQVGTASTCPDAVAHSSFTGSGGAFTIEALVKLPSITGSQREIACTDSAFAARGFQFRVSSSGQLEFNFIATAGAAATAAIPTTGTHAFSAANWYHLAVTHDGTTTRLYWTRVDASVSSANEIGSTTTETMTGSVTGPLVIGNEARLTGNATEGLLGLIDEVRISKVARGANGFIFEPLDLETDTDHDLLPDAWERLHAPTLGKLSGLDDANHDNDSGTDLAEYEAGSDPVDPDSTPSDIDADTLPDTVEVRYFGDLSQGPTGDPDGDGGITATELANRSAPNHRASNAADTDADSLPDAWEQAHFSSLSLNGGSDPDGDGFGNLQERIATTDPGDAGSRPTGTAVNLVPLDDGDHATSDFGYAGASAINTVAFVRSSLKTVGDQQFITWYGRHQHDAAADFNNTIWIGRRTLGSSQWEIFRHPTYTANNIGDGHDVISYGIDGEGYMHLSWGMHGDAFHYARSTTPVTGTGPIVLGPDGPMSGSENAVTYPQFLKLPDGDLLFLFREIASGNGETFITRYDTATDTWTPVHQNGGLQAPFIKGTWAPAYDYNAYLNMPQLGGPDGDDLILTWCWRYLPVNGSGAPGSPGGFSGYQTNNMLCFGRSTDAGLTWQRFDGSPYSLPISRDAESGVEATRAETIVTIPEGSSLINQASTCLDRAGNPVTATWWAPQTATGNFRRQYMVVFRHDNGTWQTRTVSNRTHNPTGTRYSETAVRDLGRPIVVNDDEDRIIVAYRDDSGDNGITIVHSLPKAQDPDRQVWIEFDLTRENLGNFEPIIDNELWDRDRQLHFLYQASEGEGYTPPANSADRMSVLEWDAATYFAHKPQPRVSFSSDRTEVSIAFMSEPSWTYRLWSSTDLDDWAFVETRDGTGEPLVFTWPAVEGETKRFWRVEFVEGGF, encoded by the coding sequence ATGACGTTCGCCGCCCGTCTGCTTCCACTGCCATTCTTTACGGTGCTGCCGATGCAGGCGGCCATCATCGGCCCCTACGCCGTGGACGCGGACACGGTCCATCTCTTCCACTTCGACGAAACGGCCGGCACCTCGGTCGCCGCCAATGCGGTGGGAGGAGGGCGCTCCGGGATCGCCTTCGATGGCACCACCCTGCTCAATCATGCCACCGCCCCCCAGCCGGTGAGCACGGCGGTGCTGGGAGCGGCTGGCTACTCCACTCCCTTCGGAGCGGCCGCGAACATCTCGGCAGCAAATCTCGGCATTGGGCTGGACGGGAATGGCAGCGGCGGCTTTCAAGTCGGCACGGCCAGCACTTGCCCGGATGCCGTCGCGCACTCCTCATTCACCGGCAGTGGAGGAGCCTTCACGATCGAGGCCTTGGTCAAGCTCCCCTCGATCACGGGAAGCCAGCGGGAAATCGCCTGCACCGACAGCGCCTTCGCCGCACGCGGATTCCAATTCCGCGTGAGTTCCAGCGGCCAGCTCGAGTTCAACTTCATCGCCACCGCCGGAGCCGCAGCCACGGCGGCGATCCCCACCACCGGCACCCATGCCTTCAGCGCGGCCAACTGGTATCACCTCGCCGTCACCCACGACGGAACCACCACGCGGCTCTACTGGACGAGGGTGGATGCCTCGGTTTCCTCCGCCAACGAGATCGGCAGCACGACCACGGAGACCATGACCGGCAGCGTGACCGGTCCGCTGGTCATCGGCAACGAAGCCCGCCTAACAGGCAATGCCACTGAAGGTCTGCTCGGCCTGATCGACGAGGTGCGCATCAGCAAGGTCGCCCGCGGTGCAAACGGGTTCATCTTCGAGCCCCTCGATCTTGAGACCGACACCGACCATGACCTGCTGCCGGATGCGTGGGAACGGCTGCATGCGCCGACGCTCGGCAAGCTATCCGGCCTTGATGACGCGAATCACGACAATGACAGCGGCACGGACCTCGCCGAATACGAAGCCGGGAGCGATCCCGTGGACCCGGACTCCACCCCGTCCGACATCGATGCCGACACCTTGCCGGACACCGTCGAAGTCCGCTACTTCGGCGACCTTTCCCAAGGCCCGACGGGTGATCCGGACGGCGACGGCGGAATCACCGCCACCGAACTGGCCAATCGCTCCGCTCCCAATCACCGGGCATCGAATGCAGCGGACACCGACGCCGACTCCTTGCCGGACGCTTGGGAGCAGGCGCACTTTAGCAGCCTTTCGCTCAATGGCGGCTCGGATCCCGACGGCGACGGCTTCGGCAACCTTCAGGAAAGGATTGCCACTACCGATCCCGGCGACGCGGGTTCGCGCCCCACCGGCACGGCGGTGAATCTGGTGCCACTCGATGACGGAGACCATGCCACCAGCGACTTCGGCTACGCGGGAGCCTCGGCGATCAACACGGTCGCCTTCGTCCGCTCGTCGCTGAAGACGGTCGGAGACCAGCAGTTCATCACCTGGTATGGCCGGCATCAGCACGATGCGGCCGCCGATTTCAACAACACCATCTGGATCGGCCGGCGAACCCTCGGCTCGTCGCAGTGGGAAATCTTCCGTCATCCGACCTACACCGCGAACAACATTGGCGACGGTCACGACGTCATCAGCTACGGCATCGATGGCGAAGGCTACATGCACTTGTCGTGGGGCATGCATGGCGATGCCTTCCACTATGCCCGTAGTACCACGCCGGTCACCGGCACCGGCCCCATCGTGCTGGGACCGGATGGCCCCATGAGCGGCAGCGAGAATGCCGTGACCTACCCGCAGTTCCTCAAACTGCCGGACGGCGACCTGCTGTTCCTGTTCCGCGAAATCGCTTCCGGCAACGGCGAAACCTTCATCACCCGCTACGACACGGCCACGGACACGTGGACACCCGTGCATCAGAATGGAGGCCTGCAGGCGCCCTTCATCAAGGGCACCTGGGCTCCGGCCTACGACTACAATGCCTACCTGAACATGCCCCAGCTCGGCGGGCCGGATGGCGACGATCTGATCCTCACGTGGTGCTGGCGCTACCTGCCGGTCAATGGCAGCGGAGCGCCCGGTTCGCCCGGCGGCTTCTCCGGATATCAGACCAACAACATGCTGTGCTTCGGCCGCTCCACCGACGCGGGTCTGACCTGGCAGCGTTTCGATGGCTCCCCTTATTCGCTGCCGATTTCCCGCGATGCGGAGAGCGGCGTGGAAGCTACCCGGGCGGAAACCATCGTCACCATTCCGGAAGGCTCCTCCCTCATCAACCAGGCGAGCACGTGCCTCGACCGCGCGGGAAATCCCGTGACCGCCACCTGGTGGGCGCCGCAGACCGCCACGGGAAACTTCCGCCGCCAATACATGGTCGTCTTCCGCCACGACAACGGGACCTGGCAAACGCGCACCGTCTCCAATCGGACCCACAACCCGACCGGCACCCGCTACAGCGAAACCGCCGTCCGCGACCTCGGGCGGCCCATCGTGGTGAACGACGACGAGGATCGCATCATCGTCGCCTACCGTGACGACTCGGGTGACAATGGCATCACGATCGTCCACAGCCTGCCGAAGGCCCAGGATCCCGACAGGCAGGTGTGGATCGAATTCGACCTGACCCGCGAAAACCTCGGTAACTTCGAGCCAATCATCGACAACGAGCTCTGGGACCGCGACCGGCAGTTGCATTTCCTCTACCAGGCTTCGGAAGGAGAAGGCTACACGCCCCCCGCCAATTCCGCCGACCGCATGTCGGTGCTGGAATGGGATGCCGCCACCTACTTCGCTCACAAGCCGCAGCCCCGGGTCTCCTTCAGCAGCGACCGGACCGAGGTCAGCATCGCCTTCATGTCCGAGCCGAGCTGGACCTACCGTCTGTGGAGCAGCACGGATCTCGATGACTGGGCATTCGTCGAGACACGCGATGGAACCGGCGAGCCGCTGGTTTTCACCTGGCCGGCGGTGGAGGGCGAAACCAAACGCTTCTGGCGCGTGGAGTTCGTCGAGGGCGGTTTCTAG
- a CDS encoding YciE/YciF ferroxidase family protein produces the protein MLITSRLSHRHARCNLSPLNPSKAMTTNLEQLYYDQLRDLFSAKSQLVAALPELARRASNEKLRKTLNGQLSQGREQRARLQELFFQHGLNPGGEQCEAIKGMIRETKKRMDHAAPGSVRDAVLIASLNRIEHYEIAAYGVAKAFAECLDFDADALSLVESLAEENDADDTLTGIAMGGMFKRGLNKAAAA, from the coding sequence ATGCTTATTACCAGTCGGTTAAGTCATCGGCACGCGCGCTGCAACTTATCCCCCCTCAACCCCTCGAAAGCCATGACAACGAATTTGGAACAGCTTTACTACGATCAGCTTAGGGATCTTTTCAGCGCGAAATCCCAACTGGTCGCCGCGCTCCCCGAACTGGCCCGCCGCGCCTCGAATGAGAAGCTGCGCAAGACCCTCAATGGCCAACTGAGCCAAGGGCGCGAGCAGCGGGCGCGTCTTCAGGAACTTTTCTTCCAGCACGGGCTGAATCCCGGCGGAGAGCAATGTGAGGCCATTAAGGGGATGATCCGGGAGACCAAGAAAAGGATGGATCATGCCGCTCCGGGCAGCGTCCGCGACGCCGTCTTGATTGCCTCCCTAAACCGCATCGAACACTACGAAATCGCCGCCTATGGGGTCGCCAAGGCGTTTGCAGAGTGCCTCGACTTCGACGCGGACGCCCTCTCACTGGTCGAATCGCTCGCCGAGGAAAATGATGCAGATGACACGTTGACCGGGATCGCAATGGGCGGAATGTTCAAGAGGGGGCTCAACAAAGCCGCAGCAGCATGA
- a CDS encoding MFS transporter, with product MESQALNEAEQRAVLSKITWRLIPLLFVCYIVAYIDRINVGFAKSHLEPVIGVDPKIFGEVFGTGAGLFFIGYFLFEVPSNLVLQKVGARLWIARIMIVWGIVSMGFMFLNGKTMFYVMRFLLGAAEAGFFPGVILYLTFWYPAKERAKTVALFALGGVAAGVIGSPISGALLGMDGVLGMPGWKWLFFIEALPAILLGIVVLMVLPNGPADARWLTPREKSWLQDKIAGEASAGPGVKYRLADAFTDPRVWLLCGLYFLVNVAGYGYEFWLPTIVRGLSGQSDFVVGLINMVPYLVAGTAMILAGRHSDRTGERRYHVAVAAAIAAGGAVQAAFAQSPWLAMVGLVVLLAGQKATLGPFWALGTAALSGTAAAGGIALINSVGNLGGYFGPKIVGIIKDSTGSDTIALLFLGGALLLLGGLALLLKPADKGL from the coding sequence ATGGAATCCCAAGCCCTCAACGAGGCCGAGCAGCGGGCGGTACTTTCGAAGATCACCTGGCGGCTGATCCCTTTGCTCTTCGTCTGCTATATCGTTGCCTACATCGACCGCATTAACGTGGGCTTCGCCAAGTCGCACCTTGAACCGGTCATCGGGGTTGACCCCAAGATTTTCGGCGAAGTCTTCGGGACCGGCGCTGGGTTGTTTTTCATCGGCTACTTCCTCTTCGAGGTGCCCAGCAACCTGGTCCTGCAGAAGGTCGGCGCGCGGTTGTGGATCGCCCGCATCATGATCGTATGGGGCATCGTCTCGATGGGCTTCATGTTCCTGAACGGGAAAACCATGTTTTACGTGATGCGTTTCCTGCTCGGTGCGGCGGAGGCGGGCTTCTTTCCCGGGGTGATCCTTTACCTGACCTTCTGGTATCCGGCGAAGGAACGGGCGAAGACGGTGGCGCTGTTTGCGCTCGGCGGTGTGGCGGCCGGGGTGATCGGCTCGCCGATCTCCGGTGCGCTCTTGGGAATGGATGGAGTCCTCGGCATGCCCGGCTGGAAGTGGCTGTTCTTCATCGAAGCCCTGCCCGCGATCCTGCTGGGCATCGTGGTGCTGATGGTGTTGCCAAACGGTCCGGCCGATGCGCGCTGGCTGACGCCGCGTGAGAAGAGCTGGCTGCAGGACAAGATCGCCGGCGAGGCGAGTGCGGGACCCGGGGTGAAATACCGGTTGGCCGATGCCTTCACCGATCCCCGCGTGTGGCTGCTGTGCGGGCTCTACTTCCTGGTGAATGTCGCTGGCTACGGCTACGAATTCTGGCTGCCGACGATTGTCCGCGGGCTGTCCGGCCAAAGTGACTTCGTCGTGGGGCTGATCAACATGGTGCCCTACCTCGTTGCCGGAACCGCCATGATCCTGGCCGGCCGCCACTCCGATCGCACGGGTGAGCGGCGCTATCATGTGGCGGTGGCCGCTGCCATCGCTGCGGGCGGGGCAGTGCAGGCCGCCTTTGCGCAGAGTCCTTGGCTGGCGATGGTCGGGCTGGTGGTCCTGCTGGCGGGGCAGAAGGCGACGCTGGGCCCGTTTTGGGCGCTCGGGACTGCGGCTCTCAGCGGCACCGCGGCGGCTGGGGGGATCGCGTTGATCAATTCGGTGGGGAATTTGGGCGGCTACTTCGGCCCGAAGATCGTGGGCATCATCAAGGATAGCACCGGCAGTGATACCATCGCCCTGCTGTTCCTGGGAGGTGCCTTGCTGCTTCTCGGCGGATTGGCGCTGCTGCTGAAACCCGCGGACAAGGGCCTCTAA
- a CDS encoding class I SAM-dependent methyltransferase translates to MPERGRFQGMLSVARFNWPFYLIAGILLMAGVTAMFALPKLRLIAALPVAGCLWFLLGSLGVSHWVYDRSDLYRWRWLDRALAKRPAKGIVVCHAGFDEVSHSLSQHLPDVRVQVLDHYDAAMPEPSIHRARRMFPPLPGTIPARFDAWPELSADTIFGLLAIHEFRPEKDRAAWFAEARRGLVPGGSIIIAEHLRDLANFAAFGPGFMHFHSVASWRRSWEKAGLTLADTFRITPFVCIFVLTVA, encoded by the coding sequence ATGCCTGAGCGCGGTCGCTTCCAGGGCATGCTCTCGGTGGCCCGCTTCAACTGGCCCTTCTATCTCATCGCCGGGATCCTGCTGATGGCGGGTGTTACCGCCATGTTCGCCCTTCCCAAGCTGCGTCTCATCGCGGCGCTACCGGTCGCGGGCTGCCTGTGGTTTCTGCTCGGTTCACTGGGTGTGTCCCACTGGGTCTATGACCGGTCGGATCTCTACCGTTGGCGCTGGCTGGATCGCGCCCTCGCGAAGCGCCCGGCGAAAGGGATCGTGGTATGCCATGCTGGCTTTGATGAAGTGTCCCACTCGCTGAGTCAGCACCTTCCGGACGTCCGCGTGCAGGTGCTGGACCACTACGATGCCGCGATGCCCGAGCCCTCGATCCACCGGGCGCGGAGGATGTTTCCACCCTTACCGGGAACTATTCCTGCACGCTTCGATGCGTGGCCCGAGCTTTCCGCGGACACGATCTTCGGTCTGCTGGCCATCCACGAATTCCGCCCGGAGAAAGATCGCGCCGCTTGGTTTGCCGAAGCGCGGCGCGGCCTCGTGCCCGGCGGTTCCATCATCATCGCGGAGCATCTGCGCGACCTCGCGAACTTCGCCGCCTTCGGTCCGGGCTTCATGCATTTCCATTCCGTCGCGTCGTGGCGGCGGTCGTGGGAAAAGGCAGGGCTCACGCTGGCCGATACCTTCCGGATCACGCCCTTCGTTTGCATCTTCGTCCTCACCGTCGCATGA
- a CDS encoding DUF2071 domain-containing protein, giving the protein MAHFDRVLAVSFAFPTEVLRPLVPAPLEIDAFEDFGFVTVAMVWTRGLRPAAFPAVLGQDFFLAGYRIFVRMHDESGRRLRGLKILRSETDKARMVISGNLLTHYNYRRITLDQSPGSVKTTLPDGTVTLEIGYDDREDAELPKGSPFPDWRTARRFAGPMPFTFDREGDGRFVVIEGKRADWTPRPVDITGWKVGLFDEPPFHGVTPVLANAFLVENVPYRWERGRLITPQPRKEEADA; this is encoded by the coding sequence GTGGCACATTTCGACAGGGTGCTCGCGGTGTCGTTCGCCTTTCCCACGGAAGTCCTGAGGCCCCTCGTTCCGGCACCGTTGGAGATTGATGCCTTCGAAGATTTTGGCTTTGTAACCGTGGCGATGGTCTGGACCCGCGGCCTGCGACCGGCCGCCTTCCCTGCGGTGCTCGGCCAGGATTTCTTCCTCGCCGGCTACCGGATCTTCGTCCGCATGCACGATGAATCCGGCCGCCGCCTGCGCGGCCTGAAGATCCTTCGCAGCGAAACGGACAAAGCGCGCATGGTGATTTCCGGCAATCTGCTCACCCACTACAACTATCGTAGAATCACCCTCGACCAGTCGCCCGGCAGCGTGAAAACCACGCTTCCCGACGGAACGGTCACCTTGGAAATCGGCTACGATGACCGCGAGGACGCGGAGCTTCCAAAGGGTTCACCGTTTCCCGACTGGCGGACGGCCCGGCGCTTCGCGGGGCCGATGCCATTCACCTTCGACCGCGAAGGCGATGGCCGGTTCGTGGTGATCGAGGGAAAGCGCGCCGACTGGACCCCGCGGCCGGTGGACATCACGGGATGGAAGGTAGGTCTCTTCGACGAGCCACCTTTCCACGGCGTTACGCCCGTGCTGGCGAATGCATTCCTGGTCGAGAACGTGCCCTATCGATGGGAACGCGGGCGACTGATCACACCACAGCCGCGAAAGGAGGAAGCGGATGCCTGA
- a CDS encoding alpha/beta hydrolase has product MRLLRRISIILLVPIVGVLALLTGCQSKLIYFPRPYGPDHVATWDAEPGTTVIDYTTAEGKQQAYLLSPTPKPERLWLVTGGNGTLALDWSDWLREHGPGQDAWLLIDIPGYGACQGNPRPATIRRSLKAVVPAAMTSLQWSLPADHGKLRFFGHSLGSAVSLMAAEVYDVRRGVLLTPFTSSMDMTEAMFGVDLGFLVWHRFDNRVRLKDLEKRGGAEVFILHGSDDEAIPVTMSRELAKEFPGIVRYTEIPGGRHNTLQDIAPEKIRAAMDQARK; this is encoded by the coding sequence ATGCGCCTGCTCCGCCGGATCTCAATCATCCTGCTCGTCCCGATCGTGGGCGTGCTGGCCTTGCTCACCGGCTGCCAGAGCAAGCTGATCTACTTCCCGCGCCCCTATGGCCCGGATCACGTGGCCACATGGGACGCCGAACCGGGAACCACGGTCATCGACTACACCACAGCCGAGGGAAAACAGCAGGCCTACCTGCTGTCCCCCACGCCGAAGCCGGAACGCCTGTGGCTGGTAACGGGCGGCAATGGCACGCTCGCGCTGGATTGGTCGGACTGGCTGCGCGAACACGGCCCTGGCCAGGATGCCTGGCTGCTGATCGACATCCCGGGCTACGGCGCCTGCCAGGGAAATCCACGACCAGCGACGATCCGGCGAAGCTTGAAAGCGGTGGTGCCCGCCGCCATGACGTCGCTGCAATGGTCGCTGCCCGCCGATCACGGCAAGTTGCGCTTCTTCGGCCACAGCCTTGGCAGTGCGGTCAGTCTGATGGCCGCCGAGGTATACGACGTCCGGCGTGGCGTGCTGCTCACGCCCTTCACCAGCTCGATGGACATGACCGAGGCGATGTTCGGCGTCGATCTCGGCTTCCTGGTCTGGCACCGCTTCGACAACCGCGTCCGCTTGAAGGATCTCGAGAAACGCGGCGGTGCCGAGGTCTTCATCCTCCACGGCAGCGACGACGAAGCCATCCCCGTGACGATGTCGCGGGAGCTGGCGAAGGAGTTTCCCGGCATCGTCCGCTACACTGAGATTCCGGGCGGAAGGCATAACACCCTGCAAGACATCGCCCCGGAGAAAATCCGGGCCGCGATGGATCAAGCGCGCAAGTGA
- a CDS encoding DUF3500 domain-containing protein, with amino-acid sequence MKTPLLALLLSLPVMAQDLPSIAAMKSAADAFLGSLDEAKRGKAVFPFDGDARENFKFTPQTRTGLPLKEMDEAQNAAAMKLLEAALSDKGKLKAMQIITLEGVLRELEKNPAYRDPGKYYVSVFGKPGDEKGWGWKFEGHHLALNYTVVGDKIAVTPSFFAANPGEVREGEHKGLRVLAAEEDLAMALANVLVDGGKKEVIFSEKAPGEILTAENRKVTALEPVGVLASDMTDGQKKALRELISEYISRHRKDLADADLAKIDKAGFDKIRFGWAGGTKRGEAWYYRVQGPTFLMEAANTQNNANHIHATWRSFEGDFGRDMLSEHYQQHEKDGGAH; translated from the coding sequence ATGAAAACCCCGCTTCTCGCCTTGCTGCTGAGTCTGCCTGTGATGGCGCAAGACCTGCCTTCGATTGCCGCGATGAAATCCGCCGCCGATGCCTTCCTCGGCTCGCTCGACGAGGCCAAGCGCGGCAAGGCGGTGTTTCCCTTCGACGGCGATGCGCGGGAGAACTTCAAGTTCACCCCGCAGACGCGGACCGGCCTGCCGCTCAAGGAGATGGACGAGGCCCAGAATGCCGCCGCGATGAAGCTGCTGGAGGCGGCGCTGAGCGACAAGGGCAAGCTCAAGGCGATGCAGATCATCACGCTGGAAGGCGTGCTGCGCGAGCTTGAGAAGAATCCGGCCTATCGCGATCCGGGGAAATACTACGTCTCCGTTTTCGGCAAGCCGGGCGATGAAAAGGGCTGGGGCTGGAAGTTCGAGGGGCACCACCTTGCGCTCAACTACACCGTTGTCGGCGACAAGATCGCGGTGACGCCGTCGTTCTTCGCCGCGAATCCGGGCGAAGTGCGCGAAGGCGAGCACAAGGGCCTGCGGGTGCTGGCGGCCGAAGAGGATCTCGCCATGGCGCTGGCCAACGTGCTGGTCGACGGCGGCAAGAAGGAGGTGATTTTCAGCGAGAAGGCTCCGGGGGAAATCCTCACCGCGGAGAATCGCAAGGTGACGGCGCTGGAGCCGGTCGGCGTGCTCGCCAGCGACATGACCGATGGGCAGAAGAAGGCGCTTCGCGAGTTGATTTCGGAATACATCAGCCGCCATCGCAAGGATCTGGCGGACGCGGACTTGGCGAAGATCGACAAGGCCGGCTTCGACAAGATCCGCTTCGGTTGGGCGGGTGGCACCAAGCGCGGCGAAGCATGGTACTATCGCGTGCAGGGCCCGACCTTCCTGATGGAAGCGGCGAACACCCAGAACAACGCCAACCACATCCACGCGACCTGGCGTTCGTTTGAGGGTGACTTCGGGCGCGACATGCTTTCGGAGCACTATCAGCAGCACGAGAAGGACGGTGGAGCTCATTGA